Below is a genomic region from Helianthus annuus cultivar XRQ/B chromosome 2, HanXRQr2.0-SUNRISE, whole genome shotgun sequence.
CCATGCATGCACAACGGGTGCTACACGTGTCCAGCATCAATCACTTGGTTATCCACTTATATTTCTCTCTTTCTACTTACTAtccttattatttatttatttatttaacacaTAAAGCCAAACAACAACCACTTGGTTCTCTCCTTCTACTTGCCATCCTTATTAACTTAATCCAATAATCCACACTCCCCCAGGCTGTATCCGACAACCCCACCACACACACTCTTACACACGCATACAAAAACCTATATATACTTCATCGTTTAGATATTTCACACTTAAAACTAAACCAAAACAATTTACTCACAACTAGCAAACTGTAACTACCAACTGAAAACAAATTAGTAATCAGATTATGGACACCTCTTCAGCTTCCGAATGGAGCAGCAGCAGCACCGGAGAACTAATGCTCGCTTCACGAACCCCGAAGAAGAGAGCCGGAAGGAAGAAGTTCAAGGAGACTCGACACCTGGTTTACCGAGGAGTGAGGAGAAGAAATCCCGGCAAGTGGGTGTGTGAAGTGAGAGAACCAAATAATCAATCAAGAGTGTGGCTGGGGACATATCCGACAGCAGAAATGGCGGCCCGGGCACACGATGTGGCGGTTTTGGCCATGAGGGGGCGGTCGGCTTGTTTAAATTTTGCTGACTCAGTTTGGCGGCTGCCTGTACCAGAGTCTAACAATGTAAAGGATATACAAAAGGCAGCGGCTGAGGCTGCAGAGGCGTTTATGCAGACGGAGGATGCGGTGGTGGGAACCAATGAATTGCCGGAAGTAGTGGTCTACGCCGATGAAGAGGAGATGTTTGGAATGCCTGGATATATTGCTAGCATGGCTGAGGGACTCATGGTACCGCCACCTCAGATGCTGGGGTATGCTAACTTTCGAGATGATGAAGATTTTTATGTTGACATGTCTTTATGGAGTTATTACCTCTAATATTACCTCTACAACATTTGTTTTTGTTTGTGAGTAAAATTTACTATtcattttttctaatttttcaccTTTATATATTTCTTCATTTACAACTTTGTCACAAACCATTTTTTATTATAATCCTAAACTTTAAACTTTGGTCCTTATTcgtttcatctttaataactttgtcgttttacgtttcggtctaaatTGTTTGAGTTAACACGCTGTAACACGCTGTAACACGCTGTAACACGCGtatgtggttcaacgtttttaaagttttttttgcCGTTTAACGGTTGCATCGCAATATGTAGGTACTATTAGTTaatattttctatgttttactttTCGGTCTAAGTTTTGCGAGTTAAAGTCTGCAACGTGCATACGTAATTCAACGTTTTTATGTCTGATTTTTATTTGGTTTAATGGTCACGCCGTAAAATGCGGGTCGTAAACACTAGTTATAGTTTTTTTAGTAAGATTTTTATGGAAATGGCTGGCTTAAACCTTTTTGTATACAAGCCAATCAAGTATGTATATGATGTATTAAAGTCAattcaaatataaataatatattcTATTTAACATCAAAATTTTGAACCATTGGTGATTaatgttgattatatctataaaTTTGGTTTAAAATTGTAGAActtaatcatgtttattcaatcataatataaatatatagatACCAAGTTAGAGATACTTACTTGTAGGGATGATTATCTTTGAGGATAGAGATGTAGTCATGATTTCCGCTATGGATCACACTAGAGAGAATTTTAAGTATTGGTGTTAGTTTTTGATCACCTATCATCAATATATAAAGATCAATGAATATAGGTCATGAATAGTGATCCCTTAAAAGTTCGTGTGCCAGTCATGTTATTACGTAACATTGACCAAAAAAATGGTTTGTGCAATGGGACAAGGTTGAAGGTTACAAAATTGTATAGACATGTAATAAAGGCTGAAATAATATCTGGAGGGAATATTGGCAAAGTCTATGTATTCTTTATTAATGGTACttaaagggaaatcataattgccccttgAACTAAGCATAATATTTGTGCAAGATCTAGACGAATCCACCTGATTAAACAATGGTTAACCAAgtgggttaactcactggtctcgttaagtagggttaatcccttctttccgaggatcgcTGGCTAGATCGTCCGCTGGTTGATCTCCTTCACAAGGAAACAAGTCGTGACTCCTAACAAGGAGGATTGGGTTGGGGGGTGCTCCTAGTTActactctccggcgtgagaatcagtaatttgcttgagaagcaaagtgtgatagtagtagtagtgagagagttgtgaagagatacctcaaacctggtttgggatgAGTGTTATAGCTGAGGAGCGAAGGAggggacagactgacgacgtgccgcccttatgcaggtgtgtcaggcttgtcggttgtggaggtgaagccacgtcctactgcagtgtcagtctgttgcttacgtataGACTAACAGGCGACTGTCATTAGTGtcacttgctctgtggtgtcagccCCACTTGCCTTATGGGTAGGATGCCGTGACGGGCCGGGCCGCATCACTGTCTGCTGTAACTGTTGATGTTCACGCTCTCGTTCTGACGAAGACATATgcgggatgcggtgccaagccACATCGCCacctgtggtgactgttgttgTTGCCCGGATCCCTTGTCATGACGAAaatgttcataggatgcggtgtCAACCGCATCGCTATGTACAcccgttttcatacacaaggtaaggcttcttcttatccctggaccgattggattcgaaggGTGTGTTCGTGCGTGCCCGCACTGACATagataagttcttgctggtggggttttttgataagggtaatggtcgcTCGCGGTAATGCTGACGTGAGAtctaggaccataccccttcaccacCAATTCGGTTGGGTGTTTTGAAACCAACATGAGCGCCAAGGTGTTTAAGCAAAGATGAAGGAGTTGTATGAGCGCCAAGGTGTTTAAGCAAATATGAAGGAGCTGTGTGGTTTCTGTTTGTTAATTTAGGGAATTAGGATGGTCCAGTGGTTAGTGGGAGGCAGGTTAAATACTTGGGTCGGGCGCAGACCTGGTTTCGAGTCTCATCTCCTGCCCAACACCAAGTTtttaatttcttttctttttacaaCAAGTTTCACTTCTTTAGACATTTGTTCGCTTCACTTTATAACCTAACTTAATCACTTATTCCCTTTACAATATCTAACCGAAACTACCAAAGTTCTATTAATTAATGTTATATAAAC
It encodes:
- the LOC110913693 gene encoding dehydration-responsive element-binding protein 1D is translated as MDTSSASEWSSSSTGELMLASRTPKKRAGRKKFKETRHLVYRGVRRRNPGKWVCEVREPNNQSRVWLGTYPTAEMAARAHDVAVLAMRGRSACLNFADSVWRLPVPESNNVKDIQKAAAEAAEAFMQTEDAVVGTNELPEVVVYADEEEMFGMPGYIASMAEGLMVPPPQMLGYANFRDDEDFYVDMSLWSYYL